In a single window of the Verrucomicrobiaceae bacterium genome:
- the der gene encoding ribosome biogenesis GTPase Der encodes MPSALKTVAIVGRPNVGKSALFNRLAGKNISIVHDQAGVTRDRIIAQCRKGPAWFEIMDTGGIGANTDDVLTGQVQTEAAIALEVAELLLFVVDVVDGVNPIDQTLARELRRTSKPVILVCNKADSPARKLNASEFARLGFENTVEVSAAHGKGIDDLIALIAEKLELKESTETADAITGGNIRPLKLAIVGRPNAGKSSLVNAILGEDRAIVSPVAGTTRDALDIEAAYNGKHYQLIDTAGIRRRAKVDTFVEVSSIDRSIQSIKRADLCLLVIDCADGAKMQDRKIAQLILEERKPCILVMNKWDLFHPSGKQKDRIEHLEEIMRREFFFLSYAPMIAISAKNKDHIGKLFVQIEKVRQGAQNRIGTGALNRLLGNAIENTPGALGRSTHSFKLLYATQTNDTTESAIPVPQFVLFANRADKLTESYTRYLESVIRDEWPCPGVPFRMSVRSKGPKRDRK; translated from the coding sequence ATGCCTAGTGCTCTGAAAACTGTCGCCATCGTCGGACGCCCCAATGTGGGGAAATCCGCCCTATTCAACCGCCTCGCCGGTAAGAACATCTCCATCGTCCACGATCAGGCCGGAGTCACCCGTGACCGCATCATCGCCCAGTGCCGCAAAGGCCCCGCATGGTTCGAAATCATGGACACCGGCGGCATCGGAGCCAATACAGACGACGTCCTCACCGGCCAAGTGCAGACAGAAGCTGCCATCGCCCTCGAAGTCGCCGAGCTCCTCCTCTTCGTCGTCGATGTCGTCGATGGCGTGAATCCCATCGACCAGACACTCGCCCGCGAGCTCCGCCGCACCAGCAAGCCCGTCATCCTCGTCTGCAACAAGGCAGACTCCCCCGCTCGCAAACTCAACGCCTCCGAATTCGCCCGACTAGGCTTTGAAAACACCGTCGAAGTCAGCGCCGCCCACGGCAAAGGCATCGACGACCTCATCGCCCTCATCGCAGAAAAGCTCGAGCTCAAAGAATCCACCGAAACCGCCGATGCCATCACCGGCGGTAATATCCGACCCCTCAAGCTCGCCATCGTCGGCAGGCCCAACGCAGGCAAATCCTCCCTCGTCAACGCCATCCTCGGCGAAGACCGCGCCATCGTCAGCCCCGTCGCCGGCACCACCCGTGACGCACTCGACATCGAAGCCGCTTACAACGGCAAACACTACCAGCTCATCGACACCGCCGGCATCCGCCGCCGCGCCAAAGTCGATACCTTTGTCGAAGTCAGCAGTATCGACCGCAGCATCCAGAGCATCAAGCGGGCCGACCTCTGCCTCCTCGTCATCGACTGTGCCGATGGAGCCAAAATGCAGGACCGCAAAATCGCCCAGCTCATCCTCGAAGAGCGAAAGCCCTGCATCCTCGTCATGAACAAATGGGACCTCTTCCACCCCAGCGGAAAGCAAAAAGACCGCATCGAGCACCTAGAGGAGATCATGCGCCGTGAGTTTTTCTTCCTCAGCTACGCCCCGATGATCGCCATCTCCGCGAAAAACAAAGACCACATCGGCAAACTTTTCGTCCAGATCGAAAAAGTCCGTCAGGGAGCCCAAAACCGCATCGGCACCGGAGCCCTCAACCGCCTCCTCGGCAACGCCATCGAAAACACCCCAGGAGCCCTCGGTCGCAGCACCCACTCCTTCAAGCTCCTCTACGCCACCCAGACCAACGACACCACCGAGAGCGCCATCCCCGTCCCACAGTTCGTCCTCTTCGCCAACCGTGCCGACAAGCTCACCGAGAGCTACACCCGCTACCTCGAAAGCGTCATCCGCGACGAATGGCCCTGCCCCGGCGTCCCCTTCCGCATGAGCGTCCGCAGCAAAGGCCCCAAACGCGATCGGAAATAG
- a CDS encoding M20/M25/M40 family metallo-hydrolase, which produces MNSPAFLATAQKHLPAALEHLRALVAINSFTTNAEGVDEVARLTAQMFAPLGFDAEMVKCHISGTGHHLYLRRRGAGGQPIVLVTHSDTVFPPEEEKLNDFHWQEKAGEDRIHGPGVVDNKGGTVLIWLILQVLREAAPQVFEHTHWLIAANAAEEVTGDDFGHATLRQCGGKAQAVLVFEGGPVDDSGWHIVTSRKGRSTWKLHAAGRAAHAGSQHADGINAIDALALALPHIAAQTCPEHQRTVNIGYIHGGTVVNRVPHEADAEWECRAVTPAALASADRFFADLSTKAANGAILTSQRTGHTSPWPGGDDVMALFQHWSHAATELGLRAVSVPRGGLSDANHLWHLAPTLDGLGPWGGNAHCSERSPDGSKEPEWVSRSSFVPKAAMNALALCSLLPTQS; this is translated from the coding sequence ATGAATTCCCCCGCCTTCCTCGCCACCGCTCAAAAACACCTCCCCGCCGCCCTAGAGCACCTCCGGGCACTCGTCGCCATCAACAGCTTCACCACCAATGCCGAAGGCGTGGACGAAGTCGCACGGCTCACGGCCCAAATGTTTGCCCCACTCGGATTCGATGCCGAAATGGTCAAATGCCACATCAGCGGCACCGGCCACCATCTCTACCTACGGCGGCGCGGGGCAGGGGGGCAGCCCATCGTCCTCGTCACCCACAGCGACACCGTCTTCCCACCCGAGGAAGAAAAGCTCAATGACTTCCACTGGCAGGAAAAAGCAGGCGAAGACCGCATCCACGGCCCCGGCGTCGTCGATAACAAAGGCGGCACCGTCCTCATCTGGCTCATCCTCCAGGTGCTACGAGAAGCCGCCCCCCAGGTCTTCGAGCACACCCATTGGCTCATCGCCGCCAATGCGGCGGAGGAAGTCACCGGCGACGACTTCGGACACGCCACCCTCCGCCAATGTGGCGGCAAAGCGCAGGCCGTGCTCGTCTTTGAAGGCGGCCCCGTCGATGACAGCGGCTGGCACATCGTCACCTCACGCAAAGGGCGCAGCACCTGGAAGCTCCACGCCGCCGGCCGCGCCGCACACGCAGGTAGCCAGCATGCCGATGGCATCAATGCCATCGACGCCCTCGCCCTCGCACTCCCACACATCGCTGCACAGACCTGCCCAGAGCACCAGCGCACCGTAAACATCGGCTACATCCACGGCGGCACCGTCGTCAATCGCGTCCCGCATGAAGCCGATGCCGAGTGGGAGTGCCGTGCCGTCACCCCCGCCGCCCTAGCCTCCGCTGACCGCTTTTTTGCCGATCTCAGCACCAAAGCAGCCAATGGAGCCATCCTCACCTCTCAGCGCACCGGCCACACCTCACCCTGGCCCGGCGGAGACGACGTCATGGCCCTCTTCCAGCACTGGAGCCACGCCGCCACCGAGCTCGGCCTCCGCGCCGTCTCCGTCCCCCGTGGCGGATTGAGCGATGCCAATCACCTCTGGCACCTCGCCCCCACCCTGGATGGCCTCGGCCCCTGGGGTGGCAATGCCCACTGCTCCGAACGCAGCCCCGATGGCTCCAAAGAGCCCGAATGGGTCTCCCGCAGCTCATTTGTCCCAAAAGCAGCCATGAACGCCCTCGCCCTCTGCTCCCTCCTACCCACTCAGAGCTGA
- the mdoH gene encoding glucans biosynthesis glucosyltransferase MdoH, with amino-acid sequence MSETATMPLPPKNTPLAGLVPRTLARARRVTFLTLVCLGTLLGTWLMLRYLRAYGFRWSAVGLLACFIPLYYQLNSGFWTAVIGVWRQNTPHGDPTNLWASIADEDVSTAPGANVAIIIPVYNEDVSRVWEGLRVTYESLQKTGHIENFDFFVLSDSDQTNKWIEEQTAWLELSRQLGAFGKIFYRRRRKPINRKSGNVSDFCRRWGKRYRYMIVFDADSLMSGALMVAMTRIMEKNPGIGILQTFPKQIASETLLGRLMQFSQSLYGPAFMAGINYWQNGEANFWGHNAIIRLEPFIQHCALPPLPATVPFGGHILSHDFVEAALMRKAGYAVRMLNTVRGSYEEGPPTLIDTLKRDRRWCQGNMQHFWLLFARGWHFMSRLNFAHGVLSYVSSPLWLLFLIFSTILAAMPGNMEQSGPTERAGILLLGLTITLIFLPKLLIVLDEMVSARVYKTAQQRFMAFVSSMTDTVIFTMLAPVMMWFHSVFVFKIITGQGVKWVAQKRKLDGVDWREIILTFGGVTLLGVVWGVIAWNIGWQFFLWFSPICFSLVLAIPLAIWLSSGKSGRSIGLFTSAEEIEPPAVLRELETNLAEVKGRLKLPPEIERNYGLMQVCLDPYVNGLHISLLRRRKNTHDSREYLSEIADKLLQQGPQALTPRESSALINDTESVTNLHYRLWSATEHDLAPFWSLAIKQYNLAATHPFTHLLARNAVTPTSTAFSTRKE; translated from the coding sequence ATGAGCGAGACTGCGACGATGCCACTACCACCGAAGAATACACCACTCGCTGGGCTGGTGCCGCGCACACTGGCGCGTGCACGGCGTGTGACCTTTCTCACCCTGGTGTGCCTGGGCACGCTGCTGGGCACCTGGCTGATGCTGCGCTACCTGCGTGCTTATGGCTTCCGCTGGTCTGCGGTGGGTCTGCTGGCGTGCTTTATCCCGCTGTATTACCAGCTCAATTCGGGTTTCTGGACTGCGGTGATCGGTGTTTGGCGTCAAAACACACCGCATGGGGACCCGACGAACCTCTGGGCGAGTATTGCGGATGAAGATGTCTCGACCGCGCCTGGTGCGAATGTAGCGATCATCATCCCGGTCTATAATGAGGATGTTTCTCGTGTCTGGGAGGGCCTGCGAGTGACTTATGAATCGCTGCAAAAGACGGGGCACATCGAGAACTTCGATTTCTTCGTCCTAAGTGACAGTGACCAGACGAATAAGTGGATCGAGGAGCAGACCGCATGGCTGGAGCTCAGTCGCCAACTGGGGGCCTTCGGGAAGATCTTTTACCGCCGCCGCCGCAAGCCGATCAATCGCAAATCGGGCAATGTTTCCGACTTCTGCCGCCGCTGGGGGAAGCGCTATCGCTACATGATCGTCTTCGATGCGGATAGCCTGATGTCGGGGGCGCTGATGGTGGCCATGACCCGTATCATGGAGAAGAATCCCGGTATCGGCATTCTCCAGACTTTCCCGAAGCAGATCGCCAGCGAGACGCTGCTGGGGCGACTGATGCAGTTCAGCCAATCGCTGTACGGCCCGGCCTTCATGGCAGGCATCAATTACTGGCAAAATGGCGAGGCGAACTTCTGGGGTCATAACGCCATTATCCGACTGGAGCCCTTTATCCAGCATTGTGCTCTGCCTCCGCTACCAGCGACGGTGCCCTTCGGCGGACACATTCTGTCCCATGACTTTGTGGAGGCGGCCCTGATGCGAAAAGCGGGCTATGCCGTGCGCATGCTCAATACCGTGCGCGGCAGCTATGAGGAAGGCCCGCCCACCCTGATCGACACGCTGAAGCGCGACCGCCGCTGGTGCCAGGGGAACATGCAGCACTTCTGGCTGCTGTTTGCCCGTGGTTGGCATTTCATGAGTCGGCTGAATTTCGCACATGGGGTGCTCAGTTATGTGAGCTCACCGCTTTGGCTGCTTTTTCTGATCTTCTCGACCATCTTGGCTGCGATGCCGGGTAATATGGAGCAGAGCGGCCCCACGGAGCGAGCAGGCATCCTGCTTCTCGGGCTCACGATCACGCTTATTTTCCTACCGAAGCTGCTGATCGTGCTCGATGAGATGGTCAGTGCCCGTGTGTATAAGACAGCGCAGCAGCGCTTCATGGCCTTTGTCAGCAGCATGACGGACACGGTGATCTTCACCATGCTGGCACCTGTGATGATGTGGTTTCACTCGGTATTTGTTTTCAAGATCATCACAGGCCAGGGAGTCAAATGGGTGGCGCAGAAGCGAAAACTCGATGGTGTGGACTGGCGGGAGATCATCCTCACCTTCGGCGGGGTGACGCTGCTCGGAGTGGTGTGGGGTGTGATCGCGTGGAACATCGGTTGGCAGTTTTTCCTGTGGTTCAGTCCGATTTGCTTTTCGCTAGTGCTCGCCATCCCACTCGCCATCTGGCTCAGTAGTGGGAAGAGCGGCCGCTCCATCGGCCTATTCACCAGTGCGGAGGAGATCGAGCCGCCAGCAGTGCTGCGTGAGCTGGAAACCAACCTCGCAGAGGTCAAAGGCCGCCTCAAGCTCCCGCCGGAGATCGAGCGTAACTACGGCCTCATGCAGGTCTGCCTAGATCCCTATGTCAATGGTCTGCACATCTCCCTGCTGCGCCGCCGCAAAAATACGCATGACTCACGCGAGTACCTCAGTGAGATCGCTGACAAGCTGCTCCAGCAAGGGCCGCAGGCTCTCACTCCCCGTGAGAGCAGCGCTCTGATCAATGACACGGAGAGCGTCACCAATCTGCACTACCGCCTCTGGTCCGCCACGGAGCATGATCTAGCTCCCTTCTGGTCGCTAGCGATCAAGCAGTACAATCTCGCCGCAACGCATCCCTTCACGCATCTTTTAGCGAGAAATGCCGTGACTCCCACGAGCACGGCATTCTCCACGAGAAAGGAATGA